Part of the Vanessa atalanta chromosome 1, ilVanAtal1.2, whole genome shotgun sequence genome is shown below.
ACTCACACAGACACCCGCCCCACAGCCTATACCACCTGCGACACCAGGTATCttgattttgattgttttttttttttaattaataaatatctaacgAACGAATAATTCGCATGTCAATTATTGCTTACTAAATACTCTACAGACGTTATTTTGCATCGGGAGATATTATACTATAAGTGTAAGGAGTCCTACAAGTATTACTACGTTAACACTGATGTGATTTAAGAAACTCAACTTTATTATGTTTTCTGGTACATATCTGACGGGAAAAATTTACATGTGACAAAAAATGCGTCGTGACTTTTACATAATCTAGTAAAAtgcaagtatatataaatgatgttaATGTGCGGCGAAATATTACCTCATTCATTTTCGTTTCAAACAAAATAAGCGCAAAAAGTATATAGCGTGGTTATTACGTTTAAAGCAAACGCATTACTCGATTTCGTTTTCACGTGATCTAATTGGCTTCGGAGAgacgtttaaaattatcatggaactaaaataaaaacaagtaaataaccCGAATTCTAAAACTGATTTTATGACGGGAATTAACGCGTTGTTTCCGTCGGTCGATGCGAGACGAGCGTTGAAAGGTGTTCGGAAAATACATTGGTGTGTCGGCGCCAGCGCAGCGGCCCTGGCGGCGCCAGCGCGAGCGTGTGGCTTTCAGCGCTCTTGCGACACGTTCGCGTTTAAATGGTCTATATGGTTCTATTTTTCATTCTTGTTTCGCATTTCATTTGATTCTaggtataaaaaacaataacataagtgtttttatttgatcGAATGTTATAGTGTATTATAAATCGTATTATACCTACTTCTTCTAAGCTGGTATACATTAAACTatttactgagatttttttaaatttgatgttCATTTAATTACGAAAAATAGGTTTGTTTTCGTAGTAGTATTGGCAACAAGTCATATCTATTTTTAGTGAGAAAGCCTCTGCGAAGTGAGAAtccaatactattaaaaaatactcgAAAATATCTCATTATGGTATCACGATGATGTAACCTTGAAAGTAGATAAAATTGAAGACAATTCATATTCACAATTCAATTCTATAGACTATTAATTACGAAAACATTCGATTGTTATTGTTCTGTCTTCTTGCTGTGAATTTTCGAAACTTTCGTTGAATGTGTTGAAAACAAAACCGCCTCCGGACGCTAAACAAGGACAGTTAGCCAAATCGAAGACGCCATACTGTCACGTGTAGAGATTTATTTATGCGTTGTCTTGTGATAGTTTACCTCAGAACGTGCTCTAGTCACGTTTTGAAACAGTGTGCACCGCAGACAGCTCTAAATAGAGAAGTTACAGAGTTTGAGTTGAGATGCTCTTatctacattttattacatacgCAAACAATCCCATTCTTTAGATCACCTGACATacgaataatgtttttataagcgCATTCCTCCTCATAATCTGATGTCGCGATAACATATTACCTTTCAAATATGAAATAGTTTTCTTATGACGATACATTGCATTTTGTACTGCATGTTTTCTTTGAACGTGTCGTCTTTCAAACTTTATCTTTACTGCAATTTCAgctttattatataacagtGGATATTTGTTCACTGTtaatgtgttatttaataaatttaataatagaaacatTCATTCGAGActtatgaaaatataagtttaatttaacactgCACTTCCATTTTTCTCTATGCTGGAGAAATTGCAGTGTTAAGTAACTATTACTgcaaattatctttaattatatggCTATTTATATTACGTGATGCGGGCGAAacgttcttaaaaatatttacgtgttatttttactgtaatattcaatcataaatatattaaaacgatgATGCGAAATTttattcacttaatataattaagaaaccattatcgaatataaaaaaaatattattgattcattcatttatatttgtcaataatatCTCTTATGAGATAATAAATGAGATAAATGgtgcatttttatattacatagccttcttaatataaatatcaggGCATGTAATCACAGTTTAAATCATATaccttgtatattaattttaattatataatgcttGTTGTTTATGAATGACTGCTTATTTGTTACGTGTCGCATACGTTCTCAGCGCGAGATGATCGTGAATGTGCGAGGGTGAGTTGGCGTTGCATCCGTTGCACGCGGTGATTCATTTTATTCTTCGTAAAGAACGTCAGAACGAAAGTGTTTGCGATTCGAACTAATATTCCTGTTTAATGTACATTGAAAAGTCTTCGAGGAAATGTTTTGTGTAGTCGTAATAATACGTTTCTATTGTgtcatttctttttatatttctatgtcCTGAAATAACACGCAACGAGGATTATGGTCTACTGTCGCTGAAAATCTCTATATTAACTCATTATAAACGCACGGTTAATAAATTTCCCCGCTAGCTTGCAACTAGTCGCTGTTGAGTGAATTAAATACCGTTTGTCAATAAGaattacgatttaaattaattgcaaaacTCAAACGCGTCTAATTAATTTCAGCAGCGAAGAGTACAAGCACTAACACGACGACAGATCCTCTCGGGCCATTGCCAGACGGCTGGGAACAGGCCACGACTCCAGAAGGGGAAATTTACTTTATCAACCATGCCGCCCGGACGACATCCTGGTTTGATCCTCGAATACGTAAGTCTAAGTTAAATAAGGGTAGGGATATATCTAGATACGAGCTAGTGAACAAGATAATTATTGGtatgttttcttattttcagCGCAACACCTGCAGCGCACGCCGGCGGCTGGTGCGAGTGCAGCAGGCGGCGGTTGGGCCAACGCTTCGATACAAGCATGCCAACAGAAGTTACGCCTGCAGTCCCTACAGCTCGAACGTGAACGGCTCAAGCAACGCCAGCAGGAGATACGGCTCCAGGTTATTACCTTAATAGTTCTTGCCCGTTTCTTGCAATATAATAAAAGGTTCAATAATTTTGGAAAGATCagtcttaaataaaacatctataCCTATACATCATTTcacttaaactaaaaaaataaaaacagatttaatgtattcaaaaaccctatatataatttaccttTTTTGATAACCATTTCTAAATGTGTTAGAATTGAgataaggtattttatttatatataatgaatgttGTATATAGAGAAATTAGGCGATTTTGAAATCGGTTCTATAGGGCACAAACACGATACCATAGAATATAACACCTATGTCTAAATTGAACTTTTCTGAACTCGAAATGCATGATAATTTCTCCAGCAGGAATTAATGGCGCGGCAGTCGTCGTCCATCGTGTCGTCCCTGGCGAGCAGTACCGGTACGGCGAGCACAGACCTCCCTCTGGACCCCTTCCTCTCGGGCTTGACTGACCACCAGCGGCAGGAGTCCGCGGACAGCGGGCTCGGCATGGCGGTGACGCAGTCGTCATACTCCATGCCTCACACGCCGGAGGACTTCCTCGCCGGCATGGACGACCGCATGGATTGTACCAGCGAGGCCGGCGCGAACCTCGACACGGCCGACATCACGCTCGGCGACACCGACGACTTGGTACCCTCATTACAAGTAAATAGTACTCTTTCGTGTGCCCTTCCTATGTTGCAACGTAATTTGTAACTCCCATGGAGATCGACATCCCATGGCACCATTTTATcagtaaatcaaataaaattcagtttttCTATAATCCAATGAACGAACGTAAATATGTCAATTAACAGTAgtcatttttcataataaatttaattatatattcaaatgtatatCCGGTCATTGTTTCGAGTCTATTAAATAAACTGAATTGATCGATAGCGTTGTTCATTTTCTGGGTGGGAATCGATCGAGAAACAACGAAACTATAGGCttctattattttcataacattgtattaaattatttgaaataattaattttataattattaatttcagctGGGAGAGTTCACAAACGACATCCTGCTGGACGACGTTCAGTCGCTGATAAACTCGACGCCCAGCAAGCCGGAGAACGTGCTGACCTGGCTGTAGACGCCGCCACGTGCTCACGAACTTTGCATTACGTATTACGTCAGAACATGGAGTACTTACCGCATCATACCATCGACCAGTCCCAGCAGTGTCGGTGACTGAACGGTATTGGTGTATATTTTACTAAGCAAATGACAGTAAATAGCGTAACGTGTGTACATGATCGGACGGTTGGGGTGATTCCTGTGTGGTTTGTGTGAATTGTAATTGACGTTCGACATCTGCCCGAGTCACCGAGAGCGACTCGATGGCCGGACTGGCGTTCGTACGGACGACGGTTTCCACGGTCGCTTATTATTCAGAATTGGTTTTCATGTCTCGGCATTTATCTGAATGAGATAGGAACGCAAAATTCTGCATGATAAGtattctaaaaatgtttatacggcttatttttcttgtataaaCGCGGCGTATCGCCTGTCAAttagtagatataaatattcGTGTACCTTACATATTTTT
Proteins encoded:
- the LOC125067442 gene encoding transcriptional coactivator YAP1 isoform X1 is translated as MALNSDGEQKSNLVLRVDQDSDSVLQSLFDTVLKPDSKRPLQVPLRMRQLPKSFFNPPSTGSKSPSVSHSRENSADSAFGSSSATGAAPVSHSRAHSSPASLQQTYAAGQQNQQPPLPHQHAKQRSYDVGTHIPDDLGPLPAGWEQARTPEGQIYYLNHITKTTTWEDPRKTLAAQTVAAGVQHQSAEALLTQTPAPQPIPPATPAAKSTSTNTTTDPLGPLPDGWEQATTPEGEIYFINHAARTTSWFDPRIPQHLQRTPAAGASAAGGGWANASIQACQQKLRLQSLQLERERLKQRQQEIRLQQELMARQSSSIVSSLASSTGTASTDLPLDPFLSGLTDHQRQESADSGLGMAVTQSSYSMPHTPEDFLAGMDDRMDCTSEAGANLDTADITLGDTDDLVPSLQLGEFTNDILLDDVQSLINSTPSKPENVLTWL
- the LOC125067442 gene encoding transcriptional coactivator YAP1 isoform X4, which codes for MALNSDGEQKSNLVLRVDQDSDSVLQSLFDTVLKPDSKRPLQVPLRMRQLPKSFFNPPSTGSKSPSVSHSRENSADSAFGSSSATGAAPVSHSRAHSSPASLQQTYAAGQQNQQPPLPHQHAKQRSYDVGTHIPDDLGPLPAGWEQARTPEGQIYYLNHITKTTTWEDPRKTLAAQTVAAGVQHQSAEALLTQTPAPQPIPPATPAAKSTSTNTTTDPLGPLPDGWEQATTPEGEIYFINHAARTTSWFDPRIPQHLQRTPAAGASAAGGGWANASIQACQQKLRLQSLQLERERLKQRQQEIRLQQELMARQSSSIVSSLASSTGTASTDLPLDPFLSGLTDHQRQESADSGLGMAVTQSSYSMPHTPEDFLAGMDDRMDCTSEAGANLDTADITLGDTDDLLGEFTNDILLDDVQSLINSTPSKPENVLTWL
- the LOC125067442 gene encoding transcriptional coactivator YAP1 isoform X2, whose amino-acid sequence is MALNSDGEQKSNLVLRVDQDSDSVLQSLFDTVLKPDSKRPLQVPLRMRQLPKSFFNPPSTGSKSPSVSHSRENSADSAFGSSSATGAAPVSHSRAHSSPASLQQTYAAGQQNQQPPLPHQHAKQRSYDVGTHIPDDLGPLPAGWEQARTPEGQIYYLNHITKTTTWEDPRKTLAAQTVAAGVQHQSAEALLTQTPAPQPIPPATPAAKSTSTNTTTDPLGPLPDGWEQATTPEGEIYFINHAARTTSWFDPRIPQHLQRTPAAGASAAGGGWANASIQACQQKLRLQSLQLERERLKQRQQEIRLQELMARQSSSIVSSLASSTGTASTDLPLDPFLSGLTDHQRQESADSGLGMAVTQSSYSMPHTPEDFLAGMDDRMDCTSEAGANLDTADITLGDTDDLVPSLQLGEFTNDILLDDVQSLINSTPSKPENVLTWL
- the LOC125067442 gene encoding transcriptional coactivator YAP1 isoform X3 — its product is MALNSDGEQKSNLVLRVDQDSDSVLQSLFDTVLKPDSKRPLQVPLRMRQLPKSFFNPPSTGSKSPSVSHSRENSADSAFGSSSATGAAPVSHSRAHSSPASLQQTYAAGQQNQQPPLPHQHAKQRSYDVGTHIPDDLGPLPAGWEQARTPEGQIYYLNHITKTTTWEDPRKTLAAQTVAAGVQHQSAEALLTQTPAPQPIPPATPAKSTSTNTTTDPLGPLPDGWEQATTPEGEIYFINHAARTTSWFDPRIPQHLQRTPAAGASAAGGGWANASIQACQQKLRLQSLQLERERLKQRQQEIRLQQELMARQSSSIVSSLASSTGTASTDLPLDPFLSGLTDHQRQESADSGLGMAVTQSSYSMPHTPEDFLAGMDDRMDCTSEAGANLDTADITLGDTDDLVPSLQLGEFTNDILLDDVQSLINSTPSKPENVLTWL
- the LOC125067442 gene encoding transcriptional coactivator yorkie isoform X5; amino-acid sequence: MALNSDGEQKSNLVLRVDQDSDSVLQSLFDTVLKPDSKRPLQVPLRMRQLPKSFFNPPSTGSKSPSVSHSRENSADSAFGSSSATGAAPVSHSRAHSSPASLQQTYAAGQQNQQPPLPHQHAKQRSYDVGTHIPDDLGPLPAGWEQARTPEGQIYYLNHITKTTTWEDPRKTLAAQTVAAGVQHQSAEALLTQTPAPQPIPPATPAQHLQRTPAAGASAAGGGWANASIQACQQKLRLQSLQLERERLKQRQQEIRLQQELMARQSSSIVSSLASSTGTASTDLPLDPFLSGLTDHQRQESADSGLGMAVTQSSYSMPHTPEDFLAGMDDRMDCTSEAGANLDTADITLGDTDDLVPSLQLGEFTNDILLDDVQSLINSTPSKPENVLTWL
- the LOC125067442 gene encoding transcriptional coactivator yorkie isoform X6, coding for MALNSDGEQKSNLVLRVDQDSDSVLQSLFDTVLKPDSKRPLQVPLRMRQLPKSFFNPPSTGSKSPSVSHSRENSADSAFGSSSATGAAPVSHSRAHSSPASLQQTYAAGQQNQQPPLPHQHAKQRSYDVGTHIPDDLGPLPAGWEQARTPEGQIYYLNHITKTTTWEDPRKTLAAQTVAAGVQHQSAEALLTQTPAPQPIPPATPAQHLQRTPAAGASAAGGGWANASIQACQQKLRLQSLQLERERLKQRQQEIRLQQELMARQSSSIVSSLASSTGTASTDLPLDPFLSGLTDHQRQESADSGLGMAVTQSSYSMPHTPEDFLAGMDDRMDCTSEAGANLDTADITLGDTDDLLGEFTNDILLDDVQSLINSTPSKPENVLTWL